From the genome of Papaver somniferum cultivar HN1 chromosome 2, ASM357369v1, whole genome shotgun sequence, one region includes:
- the LOC113347361 gene encoding signal peptidase complex-like protein DTM1: MNATTFTRASNRSKIRPRVSLFQQTTITTMANDVVLRSSLICLGAIIFFIGFYTYSFKKMIVTYIFGLFAIAGILLPDWEFFDRDFSQWTSPMPADAIDSNSSEPKRFKIYPVRYTVYAIVYSFGLYKWWNFVST, from the exons ATGAATGCGACCACATTTACTAGGGCATCTAACAGATCTAAAATAAGACCAAGGGTTTCTCTGTTTCAGCAAACAACAATAACAACTATGGCTAATGATGTTGTTCTTAGATCTTCACTAATTTGTTTAGGAGCTATTATATTTTTCATTGGTTTTTACACTTACTCATTCAAGAAAATGATTGTAACTtacatttttggtctttttgctATTGCTGGTATTCTTTTGCCTGATTGGGAATTCTTCGATAGGGATTTTTCTCAGTGGACTTCTCCTATGCCTGCTGATGCTAttgattcaaattcttctgaacCCAAGAG GTTTAAAATCTATCCTGTTAGATACACCGTCTATGCTATTGTCTACAGTTTTGGTCTGTACAAGTGGTGGAATTTCGTATCTACCTGA